TGCGCGGACGCCTCCGTTGGTTCACTCACTCGAGGTACGGGTTGGGTCTCCGCTATTTTGCGCGCGATTTTGAGATGATTCTCGGTCGTGCTCCACCAGGCGGCTCATGTCGAGGTACTTGCGGGCGCCCCACTTGCCGCCGGCCACGTGCCGCAGCCGGGCGGCCACCAGCATCAGGGCGCTGTTGCCGTCGGGGAACGCCCCGACGACGCGGGTCCGGCGGCGGATCTCCCGCATCAGCCGCTCCAGGCCGTTGTTGGTCCGCAGACGCGTCCAGTGCTCGCGGGGGTACGCCATGTAGCTGAGCGTCTCGCCGACGCCCTCCTCGACGCAGCGGGCCGCCTTGGCGAGCCTCATCGCCCGCAGCTTCTCGTACACCGGCGTCGACGACGACGGCGCGTGCGGCGAGGCCGCCCGGGCCGCCAACGCCAGCAGCACGAACTTCACCTCGTCTCGGCTTCGGTCGAGCAGCCGCTCCGCGTCCGCCTCAGAGAACTCACCCCGACGGATCGACTCAACGACCGTCGACAACTCGCTCGGTTCGCTTTGTGAAACTGCCATCCCTATGGCATAGCCGATGGCGCCAAAGGGCGCAAGTCGAGTTCACGTGGGTGAGGCGTTACTTATCTCCTTCTTCGACGAAATGGGCTTTAGAGCTGACACACCTGTATGCAACACGGTGCGGTGCTAATGAGACCAAGCTATAGTGACCGACGCGATCCGCTGAGCGTCATCGACGCAGTTCCCTGTAGCCGACCCGCACACTCGGCGGCGGCCGCCGCACCGACGCGAGAGTAGAAAAGTCTGTTTAGGCGGCTCCTGCGCATCGAGGCAAGACTTTCTCGGCAAAGCTAAGCCGAGGTTAGCATACCGTGAGTTGGGCTCGCAATGCCGGGAGAACATCGGTCAACTGACTGGTAGCTTAGACATAGCACCAACATTGGCCTGCCTTCTGTCTTTCCCGCAGTCAGCCTAACGCACAAGTGCCGAAGCCGGCACTAAATCTTATGACCGCAGCCAACCGCAGATTGTCGTGCCCTTCGTCACGGCTTACAGCCAGAGTCTGCAATAATGGAGGCCTAGGCATGAGCGGATTCCTACTTACGATACCCATGGTGTTGATACTCATGGGAGCTTCCCAAACGCTCGCATCAGAGCCCGGCGCGTCCACCTATCGTGGCGACGCAGGACTGGTCAGGAATGGTGACTCCAGCAACTATCAGCTAGCCCAACAAGCTTACCGCAACGTCAGGCAGGGTGCGAACACCGGAGCGTACTGGTCAACGGCTGCGAGCCAGGGTCCGTCTGTCAGCCACAGTGATGTGACAGGAGTGCAGCCGGCAATCGCCGTGTCGGCCACGCAAAGGTCAAGCGGCAAAGGAAGAGCTAACGGCCGGCCGCGCATTGTCGTTACGACAGATGGCGAGATCGATGATGAGTGCTCCATGGTCCGCTTCTTGTTGTACGCCAACGAGTGGGACATAGAAGCCATCGTGACGTCGAGTTCGCAGTACCATTGGCAAGGCCACGAGTGGGCAGGAGATAACTGGCTGGATCCGTACTTAGAAGGGTACGCGGAGGTCTATTCGAATCTTGTGAAGCATGACCCGGCGTATCCCACGCCAGCCTACCTGCTGGAACGCACTAAGATGGGGAACGTCAAAGCCGAAGGCGAGATGGAGGAAGTCACGGAGGGGTCAAAGCTGATCGTCAAGATCTTGCTAGATGATTCTGATGATAGGCCTGTCTGGTTGCAGGCGTGGGGCGGCACCAACACGATTGCGCGGTCTCTCAAGACTATCGAAGACGAGCACCCGGAGCGGATGGCCGAAGTCGCCGCCAAGATCAGGCTCTACTGCATCTTCGAGCAGGACTCGACATTCCAGGATTACATTCTGCCTCACTGGGGCAAGCATAACATCACGGCAATTATTTCCGATCAGTTCGAAGCGATTGCATATCGATGGAAGAAGATCCAACCCAAGGAGCACCACAAGTACTTCGCCGCTCCCTGGATGAAGGAAAACATCCTGAACAGCCATGGGCCTCTCTGTGCATTGTACAAGTCGCACGCAACGGACGACGACGGGTTCGACAAGGGTGACTTTCGCTCCGAAGGCGACTCGCCTGCGTTCTTGCACAATGTTATGACAGGGCTACGCGGCATGGAGTCGCCCGACTGGGGCGGCTGGGGAGGTCGATTTGTTCGGGTTCGTGACAACACTTGGATGGATCCGGCGCCGTACGATGGCTACGAGCATCCGAAGGGGCGATACTTCCGCGAAACGTGCTGGGGCAGGCTGAGCATCAACAGCGGGATCACTTCGCACAATGACCCGCGCATGCTGAAGTTCTTCAAGCCCGCTTGGCGATGGTCGGTAGCTCAGCAGAACGACTGGGCCGGCCGAGCCGATTGGTGTGTTAAGCCATACGCAGAAGCAAATCATCCTCCCGTGGTGAAACTCAAGCACAGCGTCGATCTGAAGGCTAGCCCAGGCTCCAAGGTTCAGTTGAGCGCACAAGGAACTAGTGATCCTGACGGCGATAAGCTGGCGTATCACTGGTGGCAGTACGAAGAAGCTGACACGTACGGCGGGGTGGTTGAGATTCTCGCCGCGAAAGAACGCGATGCGTCGTTTGTAGTGCCAGAAGATGCGAAGGGAAGCACCATACACGCTGTTTGCGAGGTGACGGACGCAGGGTCCCCGCCGCTAACCAGGTACCAACGAGTTGTAGTCGAAACCGGGCAGTAAGTGTCAATCGGGCAAGTGGGGTGTAATTGAATCCACCCAAAGACCATTTCCACCTACGAGACCAAGAATGAAGAGCAATTCACTCCAGTTGCAACTCCACACCAGGTGGCTTGTTGTTGTCCTGATTGCGTTTGCGACATCCAACCACCTGTTTGCCCAAACGCTGAAGCCTCGAATGCTCGTCCTTACGGACGTGTCCACCTGGGAAACGGATGACCACGAATCATTGATTCGCCTGATGGCTCATGCTGATCTCTTCGAAATCGAAGGCATCGTTGTTTCGACCGGTTATAGCATCAGTACGCTCAACAAAAATCCTGAAAGAGGGTTTATTGGCATCGCGCGTGGGGTCGTCGATGCTTACGAGAACGACCTGCCCAACCTAATGAAACGATCTGGCCAAACCGGCCACGCTCACGATAACGACAAGCAAGAGATCGGGTACTGGCCAAGTGCGGAATACCTTCGAGAACGCATCATGTTTGGCAGCATGAATCGCGGCAAGAAATTTATCGGCGACGACAATGGCTCACCGGGCAGTGAGTTGATCGCCAGGCTCGCTGACGAACCGGACGATCGTCCCTTGTGGATCGGAATATGGGGCGGCGGGAATACACTCGCGCAGGCAATTTATCAAATAAAGAAGGATCGAACTCCCCTGGAGTACGAGAAGTTACTGAACAAGCTACGCGTCTACGCTATCACGGATCAGGATCGCAGCTATCGCGGAGAAGGCCTCGAAATCAGCTCACACGGTTGGATCTACGAGCAGGCCGGCGATAACCTGATGTTTCTCTGGGACGAAGCGGCCTGGATCGAGCACAACAATATCGGCAAGAGCAATTGGGATCATTACGCTGAGCATATTCAGGGCCATGGTCACCTGGGAAGCCAATACCCAAAATTCAAGTACGGCGTGGAAGGCGATACACCTGCATTCCTCTACCTGATGCCAAACGGTTTGAACGATCCGGAAGACCCAACGCAGGTCAGTTGGGGAGGCACCTTCAAGGAGAACGAGGACAACCTTTGGCGGGAAGCAAGCTCTAGCAGGAGCAGCTTTAGGCGATTCTATCCCGCTGCCTTCAACAATTTCGCGGCCCGCATGGATTGGGCGAAAGATGGAAAGGGAAACCGCAATCCGGACCTTGTCCTTAATGGTGACGGCGGTATCCATGTGCTTACGAGGAGTGTCACGCCCGGCGAATCACTAACGCTTGACGCTTCCGGGACGACCGATCCGGACGGTGACCAACTCACATTCAAATGGTTCGTTCAGGGCGACGCAGGTAGCTATCAAGGCAAAGTTGCAATTGCTGGAAGCGAATCGAGTAAAGCAACGGTGAGCGTCCCCAGCGATGCGGCAGGCAAGAGTCTTCACTTGATCTGCCAAGTCACGGACGACGGCGCCCATAATTTAAGCAGTTACCGGCGAATCGTGCTTGAAGCGCCAAGCGAGTCGACGGGCGCGCCCAACGCTCTGCCAGCCTCAACTGCTGGCCAGTCAGTCGCGAGTTGGTTAAAGGACTATATCGCGGCCAAGTATCCAAGCGCCGAGCTCATTACGCATGGTGGTGGTGCGTGGTATCAAGCGAAACTTAGCGAACCTAGCTTGGTTGTTAGCTGGGCGGACTGGCAAGAGGAAAAGCTGACGCTCAAGTATCTTGAGGCCCATGCTCTCAGCGATGGCCGCGCGATCTTTCTGGCTCAGCCTGAAAAAATACCTGAATGGGCGGACCACCCAAACGTTTCTTACTATAACGGCGCCGGCTATTTTGTGAACGCGTATGACTCAACAGCGATGTCCGGCTGGGACGTCTCGGGACTGACCATCCTTCAATTCGACGGAGACGCCACCGCGTTCTCGAAAGAGATGTCGGTCGGCTTGGCCAAGGCCAACAAAGTCGCTGCAGTAACAGTGCCAGCCGCGAAGGCCGGTTCGTCTGCTACCGCATCGCAATTCACGTTGGCGAAGTGGCTGCAGGAGTATATTCCGGAAACTTACGCTGGAGCCGACGTTGTCGCTCACGGCGGTGGCGCATGGTTTCAGTCGAAGCTCTCGAAGCCAAAGCTCATCGTTAGCTGGGCAGACTGGAAGGAGACTACGTTATCGCTGAAAGATATCGAGGCTCATGGTCTGACAGAGGGCGAAGACATCTTCGTCAGCAAGACTAAGAAGACGGGCTGGGACCGCCATCCGAACGTCACGTTCTACGAAGGAGTGGGCCATTATATTAGCGGATACGAAGCTGCTAGTATGGCTGACTGGGACGTCGCGGAAACGACAATGCTCCAATTTACAGGTGACGCGGACCCGTTTGTTGCAGCATTGGCTAAGGCGAGAGCATCCAATGCTACATTTAGCGAGCATCTCGACGAGGCAGCGCCGTCAGGATCCGCCAACAGCGACGAACCGGCGGCCGGAGCACCCTACTTACCATTTCCGTCGAACGTCGTCGTAACCA
This genomic interval from Posidoniimonas corsicana contains the following:
- a CDS encoding DUF1593 domain-containing protein, with the translated sequence MSGFLLTIPMVLILMGASQTLASEPGASTYRGDAGLVRNGDSSNYQLAQQAYRNVRQGANTGAYWSTAASQGPSVSHSDVTGVQPAIAVSATQRSSGKGRANGRPRIVVTTDGEIDDECSMVRFLLYANEWDIEAIVTSSSQYHWQGHEWAGDNWLDPYLEGYAEVYSNLVKHDPAYPTPAYLLERTKMGNVKAEGEMEEVTEGSKLIVKILLDDSDDRPVWLQAWGGTNTIARSLKTIEDEHPERMAEVAAKIRLYCIFEQDSTFQDYILPHWGKHNITAIISDQFEAIAYRWKKIQPKEHHKYFAAPWMKENILNSHGPLCALYKSHATDDDGFDKGDFRSEGDSPAFLHNVMTGLRGMESPDWGGWGGRFVRVRDNTWMDPAPYDGYEHPKGRYFRETCWGRLSINSGITSHNDPRMLKFFKPAWRWSVAQQNDWAGRADWCVKPYAEANHPPVVKLKHSVDLKASPGSKVQLSAQGTSDPDGDKLAYHWWQYEEADTYGGVVEILAAKERDASFVVPEDAKGSTIHAVCEVTDAGSPPLTRYQRVVVETGQ
- a CDS encoding DUF1593 domain-containing protein, whose amino-acid sequence is MKSNSLQLQLHTRWLVVVLIAFATSNHLFAQTLKPRMLVLTDVSTWETDDHESLIRLMAHADLFEIEGIVVSTGYSISTLNKNPERGFIGIARGVVDAYENDLPNLMKRSGQTGHAHDNDKQEIGYWPSAEYLRERIMFGSMNRGKKFIGDDNGSPGSELIARLADEPDDRPLWIGIWGGGNTLAQAIYQIKKDRTPLEYEKLLNKLRVYAITDQDRSYRGEGLEISSHGWIYEQAGDNLMFLWDEAAWIEHNNIGKSNWDHYAEHIQGHGHLGSQYPKFKYGVEGDTPAFLYLMPNGLNDPEDPTQVSWGGTFKENEDNLWREASSSRSSFRRFYPAAFNNFAARMDWAKDGKGNRNPDLVLNGDGGIHVLTRSVTPGESLTLDASGTTDPDGDQLTFKWFVQGDAGSYQGKVAIAGSESSKATVSVPSDAAGKSLHLICQVTDDGAHNLSSYRRIVLEAPSESTGAPNALPASTAGQSVASWLKDYIAAKYPSAELITHGGGAWYQAKLSEPSLVVSWADWQEEKLTLKYLEAHALSDGRAIFLAQPEKIPEWADHPNVSYYNGAGYFVNAYDSTAMSGWDVSGLTILQFDGDATAFSKEMSVGLAKANKVAAVTVPAAKAGSSATASQFTLAKWLQEYIPETYAGADVVAHGGGAWFQSKLSKPKLIVSWADWKETTLSLKDIEAHGLTEGEDIFVSKTKKTGWDRHPNVTFYEGVGHYISGYEAASMADWDVAETTMLQFTGDADPFVAALAKARASNATFSEHLDEAAPSGSANSDEPAAGAPYLPFPSNVVVTKVRHFDNMCWKIAAAGGTWYFENGETGGKTGFSSAFDQAGNDWIGNDADRGYNKSPSRGGRHEYRGWPNFGEGNFNHPQRGSGAKSWWVDSNGNEIAVNDKLEGDHLIMRSANSDYEVEYHFFSTHASIKVLKANKKYAFLYEGPIGGEQDASVDKDFYVLKDGKHRECKSGGLGFLEPAFGNKFPSPFFYLEDSDPNDPQVWYAGVINTGPESAGDEGWRQGNNMVIFSFGRDQDKRSYTGLDAACVFGFHKKAPHSRIANFIESRLRAPFEQAKPTQTSSTKPAANSISKPRVIVTSDFPPIGVVKGGNVPNTMKSDPDDMQSMVRFLLYSNELEVEGLVASAGTFAMEAHKKNILGVLDQYEKVYDNLRSHDSRYPSPDYLRSVTFEGKGNNHGVPVKFGAGKQPHTDIIGKGKDSEASNAIIAAVDKPDPRPIWISVWGGPREVAQAIWDVQNTRTDAELKRFISKLRIFLIAHQDATHSWLMKEFPDLFIIESRKTYQGMFGGRDPNSDLAWVNEHIRKGHGPLCDIYPHEGMGCSGVCEGDTPAYLHLVSAVRGINNPDDPTQPSWGGQYKRKQGTKHFVDGPGRSSISKWRKEYQNEFQERADWCVQPAN